The Vitis vinifera cultivar Pinot Noir 40024 chromosome 1, ASM3070453v1 DNA segment atataaagattaaataatttaaaaatacataagtttttaattagttttaattatatttgattttctttgatatttttcataggacaaccaaacataagaaaatcattttccttagtattttttttctttcctttatactttctggaaccaaacatagcctaaaactTTGACCCTTAAATCTACTCAAATGGTGTCATGAATAGATGAGATGATATCACTTGTACCACAACCAATTAAAAAATGTCATATGTGTAGTCTTTGcttaaatatactttttttttaaaaaaaacaaaaaatgaaaatgaaaatttttgtacAAGTATAAAGTTAGCCAATGTCTTTAAAAAAAtcagtttaattttttttttaggtaattaaaactttttaatgCATCAATTtcgtaaataatttttagaaattattaggtttttaatataactattaaaaaaatcttatattttatatagaaattactACAAATTCAGTAAATgtaaatcattataaaatagTATATCCGTATATGAGGATAGGTTAAGAGagcgtttgtttttttaactttttattgaaaataatttgcttttatattttaagttatttatttttctattttttatgacttattataaattttatgttgaataaaaaaagtaatatgttggttttgttttgttttctaatgtttaataaaaataggatattaaaaaaatatatataatacttaacactattaaacattaaagctCTATCTAGAATTAACTAAAAAAACACcacttaattattttatgatattcaaCTACCATGACTTGTTATAAAATCTTAAGAGTGGATTTTAGTCatttcatttgaaaaccaattAGCATCCAATGAGGGTTGGTTAAGCCTTTTTACATCATTTTATTTGGTAATGCATCATCAAACTTAAAAATGGTATTATTGCAACTAATATTATCATTGAAGCGCATTGAGTTATGCTCTGTAGATAAGAATCATactattaaatcatattattaatatatcgTTTATGTCATATGATGTTATATGATTTATAGTATATTTAATAGTGTTTctattcaaaatgtttttagtaaaagtgTTTTAATGAAAAAGTCGTCTATCAATATACTATAAGTGATTTCCTAATACTATAAatgttgtagtatgtggctcatattgAGTGAAAGACATCGAGAAAAAAAAACGTAAAAGCGAAGTAGAGTGGAATGGAGCGGAACGACGACATTTGCCATtcaagtttgtatttttattgttgtgGGGGGACAACACCCCCCATGGTACGATTCAagagtatttttggaatttcattaccaaagggctaatctaaatattattttttatgtaaccctaatttgatatataataaAAGTCTTATTCTCTGTTCCTCGTAAACATAGGCAAACTGTCAAACCACATTAAATttgtgtgtttttcttttcattttctctatttttcacCATAAATTGTTGCATGGATTTCAACAATAAGtgtttttttagatttttaaaagcgctttctaaattttgtttaaaaaaaatttcaaaaacattttttaggttaaaaacacttcataaaatatttactatcaaatgaactcttaaaacccatttgatagtgattttaggaaaaccttataacatttttaatacttgaaattttttatcatttaagtgttaaaaaaattaaaaacattttttagaatcactgtcaaacaaactcttaaacTCAAATAACTCGGTGTTCAGttgaatacattttttattattctatctttaaaaacagaaaataataataatttttatatgaaatataaaaactttcaaaaacttagattgaaaaagtaaaaactgactaaaaattttgaagtactaaaaatttttacttcaaatttaaaaatttttaaaaataatttttgaagttaTAAGTCTAAATTTTCTACCTAAgaggttctattttttttttttatatagaataatttctatttttaaaaatcgaaaATAAGAAATGTATCCAAACAAACCTAACGTTCCATtcgaatatattttttattttgatttttttttataaaattagtaGTGTTGACTTAAAGCATAGACTTAcgttttgaattttgttttaacTTCTCTTGGTCCTGGTAACGagtctttaaaaattaatagtacattttattttttcctttttctctttatgactaaaagaaaaaggatcaTGTAGAAAAGTAGGCTTGTGGATGATGGGCCTAATGGGCCTCACCCAAGTTCATCCATGGAAGTTGTATCGTAGTTTGTATCAATAAACGCATAGACCAAAAGCATTTCAGCAATAATaccattattatattaaaatttgtatttaaaaaacattatttttatgatattaattagaatttttttccatatataattaaatatgagaaatattttacaagttttttatttatttatacttttttctttatttcctttcctttaaacttattttatttatactttttttaaagagttttaagaaaataaatgaaatttattaatgCTTAGTTCCtcgaaaatattaagaaaataaaataattattaagaaaaatgattttctcatatttgactttttagaaaaaaaaatataaaagaaatttaaaaatagttatttttagttaaaaattcatgtattttaaaattatttatttaatctttatataataaaaaaaaaaagtgaaatgaatCATGTAAATATCAAAAGTTAAACAAATATTCTTTACAAGGCCAAATAAACCCCTGACACCTTGGGTCGAGAATGaattttgatatcatttgtaatgacCCGCTTTTAATTATGTGGATATTATCTGCTTTGAATTTAAATGAGCTTTCATAACTTTAAAACGCATTTATGTAGTTAAAAAGAGTTCATACTTACGTAGTATTAAGAACTTTCTATGTAAGATGGTTATGAATTTAAATTTGAGACGAGGAGTCTGCAGCTTGTTCTGGTCCCTCCAGCAAGGTAAGAACTTCCCCAAGACCGTGAACAACAAGCCAATCACTGTAATACATGTCCGGAAAAGCAACTGAAACTTCGTTCAGCTTCAATGTATCACCAGATCTAATAATGTTAATGGTAAAGCCCTCCAAAGATGTCGGCAACATTGAGCCATCATCAAAATTAACCAGATCAGACCATGAAACCTTGCATGGAAGAACATGCCGAAGAAAGATTGACGATGAAATGTTGCTAAAATTACCAACACGATCCATCATAACTTCATCAGCTGGGGCGAGAACTGTCACCTTTGTGCCATCTCTAAACCCTAGCAATTACAAATCAAGAAACGAAGCCATCACAGAGTATCCTCTGGACCTTAACACTCCGCTTGCTTCATCAAAAGAATCACCACCTGAAGAAGCAATTGCATCATCTGTGCATCCCGCATTAGGGCTAGGGCTTCGAGTCAGGCCTAAAGCCGGGAAATTCGGATCGAAGAACTTATCCACcccaaaaaatgatcaaagaacCATCATCGAACAAAGGCGACGAGGTGATATTAACATTGTTTAACGAAATTTGAGAATCGGAAGCGCGCTGGTGACTATCAACGAGTGGTTGGCGAACATCGTCGGAATCTTGGCCCCGACGGGAGGTGAACTGAGGCTTTCAAAAGATAAAGCTAGGGGCGAGGAATGGAATTGGAGTAGGGACAGCGGAGGCTGACCGGATTCGATAAATGCGGCGTCGGAAGCAGCGAACAAGGTGGCCGACGGCGATTTGGGAAGCAGGGTCTGAGAGACGAGTTCGAGGGTGAGGGACATGGAGACGTAGCCCGAATCAGAGAGGATTTCAGCAGCGTCGAGGATTGTTTGGGATGGGAGAGAAGAAGAGAGGGAGAAGAGACAGAAAATGATGAGAGAAGTGAGAAGAGAGTACGCCATTAATGGTAGGTCCGGAAGATTTTTAGGGATTAGGTTGCAGATTCTCTATATGAACGAAGGAGAAAGGATTCTGGcgggaaagaaaaatgaaaggcaTGGGATTTGTTGATCAACAAGGGGAATCAAAAGTTCGTTAAGAAGTAGTTGTTAAACTCTTCTGGAGAAATGATGGAAGTAGCCCTTCAGGATTTGAGTTTTACGTTGTTATTGGGCCTACCGTGGATGATGGGCCTTTGTGGGGTCGTCACTCTATTTGGCTGGGTTTTGTTGTGTCGATATGAACATTTTACTCGAATCAATAAACCATATAACAATTCTTTCACAATAACATAAGTAGGATGGAGAGATTGGACCACGTGGATTATTCAAATTCACACGAAAAACATAAACATTATGTCTTATctaataaaattacaaaaatatttatgatggttatgaatttaaatttttatatgtacacaccaatttctcttttttttaaaatcatatattgTAAAATCGGATTTTTATTTGTCCtctcacttttctttttctaggcCTAAAAGAAGCTTAAGGcaattacaataattttttaaaagaaagatgATGATGGGAGACTTGCCCAAGCAGATATTCGAGGTAGAACCATGGAGCCTTGAGACACACCATTACAATGAGCATGGAAATCCTTTATAAAATACGAGGATCAGAAACCTCTTGCAACCTCTTaacaatgtttttttattgttgttccACAAGGAGTTCAAAGGAGTCATCATGATAGCCAAACCCCATTAATGAGCTGCATTGATACTGTGAGGGTTTCGATGTTGGCCAGGACGACGCAACCACCCATTGATAGATGAATGATCCAACCATAATTCTCTTACCAATGGTATGATTATTCTTTGGAATGTACCCCTGTAATTGAAATTCTCCTTCCTTTCGGATGTGGTGACCATATATGGCCTTGGTTGATGTTTCTCTCCTTAAAACTATTTGTCTGGGCCCATTACCATCTTCATCACTTTGGCCCATTTAGTATTACCATAATACTAATaaaggaaattttatttaatttttaaattaccatattgtataattatttctctttttttttttaatatttaaatgaaatgtTTTATTcgtaaatatgaaaaattataatgtATCTGTATAATACAATAACAATAAAACTAGGTAGTATTTTAACACATTAAATACTGAATAAAggtgaaattaatcataatgactcaaaactaaaacaaatcatcaaatcaaataaaatatttcttaatgtGATGTGGGTATCATCTATAAGGTGGGCCGAAATATTTATTCCATGTGTCTTGGCCATAGTTGTCATACCATGCGTCACCTTCTCTTCGCTCATAATCACCATATTCCACTGCCCTTCCTCGTTGTTGATATGAGAAGCCAACTTCCTCTTGTGCAGGTTCATCAGAAGAGTCAATCTCCTCTTGTGGAGGATCAGTAGAAGCTTTAACAGAAGGCTCAGAAtcttttttcatgtaaaagaaaacaataaagaCAGAAAATTAAAACGATGATACGCCATATGAGAAGAACAGaagcttttatatatatagttagaagggaaaagaaaaacccgagagagagagaaaaagtaaaccTTTGGGCTTAGAAGAAAAGCAACCCATCTTTTATaagttcaacttttttttttttaaatgtcttcATGGAATCTCTTTTTATAGCTGATTAGGTCCTTTAATTAGCACAATAATGGAAAGATAGGATTTTGGGAAGAGAATCcccttttaatattttcaaaataaaatagattctCTTAAaagtttttccctttaaaaaaatttaataaataaataaatatatatatatatatatatatatatatatatatatatatatatatatatatatatgcttgaagttattttcttataaaaatttgacGTGCATGTGATttattcaaacatttttatgtTATCTATGATTCttagaaaatactaaggaaataaaatatgaaggaataataaaaaggaaaagaaaacataaagaaatatatatatatatatatatatatataagttttgggataattgtattttaaacctaattaaaccaaaaaattaagatttggtccatataagttgcataattgatgaaaagaatataaaatatgaagagaccaatatatctttcaaaattattttctaccacaatgtttgacaaacttttttatcttaattttttttaataattattatgaaaatttattatttttagaaaactattttaaaaaaaaaaatattctaaaaatatatctttaaaaaaaaaaaatttgacatatttttagttattttttatatacacaattttaaaaaatatatactttccaagatgattgatttttaaataataataataatttatttttatatttttagaaaaggatgttaaattatattgaatttaattGAGGTTTACAAAAGGAATCTTGGCTCCGACGGGAAGTAAGATAAAGCTAGGGGCGAGGAATGGAATTGGAGTAAGGAGAGCGGAGGCTGACCGGATTCGATAAATGCGGCGTCGGAAGCAGCGAACAAGGTGGCCGACGGCGATTTGGGAAGCAGGGTCTGAGAGACGAGTTCGAGGGTGAGGGACATGGAGACGTAGCCCGAATCAGAGATGATTTCTGCAGCGTCAAGGATTGTTTGGGATGGGAGAGAAGAAGAGAGGGAGAAGAGACAGAAAATGATGAGAGAAGTGAGAAGAGAGTACGCCATTAATGGTAGGTCCGGAAgatttttagggtttaggttgcAGATTTTCTATATGAACGAAGGAGAAAGGATTCTGGcgggaaagaaaaatgaaacgtgGCGGCATGGGATTTGTTGATCAACAAGGGGAATCAAAAGTTCGTTAAGAAGTAGTTGTTAAACTCTTCCGGAGAAATGACGGAAGTACCCCTTCAGGATTTGAGTTTTACGTTGTTATTGGGCCTACCGTGGATAATGGGCCTTTGTGGGGTCGTCACTCTACTTGGCTGGGTTCTGTTGCGTCGATATGAACATTTTACTCGAATCAATAAACCATATAACAATTCTTTCACAATAACAAGTAGGATGGAGAGATTGGACCACGTGAATTATTCAAATTCACATGAAAAACATAAACATTATGTCTTATctaataaaattacaaaaataatttttaaagttataagTCTAAATTTTCTACCTaagagtttctattttttttttatagaataatttctatttttaaaaataaaaaataagaaatgtatCCAAACAAAACCTAACGTTTCATtcgaatatattttttattttgatttttttttttataaaattagtaGTGTTGACTTAAAGCATAGACTTAcgttttgaattttgttttaacTTCTCTTGGTCCTGGTAacgagtttttaaaaattaatagtacattttattttttcctttttctctttatgactaaaagaaaaaggatcaTGTAGAAAAGTAGGCTTGTGGATGATGGGCCTAATGGGCCTCACCCAAGTTCATCTATGGAAGTTGTATCGTAGTTTGTATCAATAAACGCATAGACCAAAAGCATTTAAGCAATAATaccattattatattaaaatttgtatttaaaaaacattatttttatgatattaattagaatttttttccatatataattaaatatgagaaatattttacaagttttatttatttatttatacttttttctttatttcctttcctttaaacttatttgatttatacttttttaaagagttttaagaaaataaatgaaatttattaatgTTTAGTTCCtctaaaatattaagaaaaaaaatgattttctcatatttgattttttagaaaaaatataaaagaaattcaaaaatcattaaaaattcatgtattttaaaattatttattcaatctttatataataaagaaaaataagtgaaatgaatcgtataaatatcaaaaattaGACAAACATTCCTTACAGGGTCAAATAAACCCCCGACACCTTGGGTCGAAAAtggactttgataccatttgtaatgacccgTTTTTaattgtgtagatattgtctactTTGAATCCAAATGAGCtttcataactttaaaatgcGTTTATATAGTTAAAAAGAGTTCATACTTACATAGTATTAGGAACTTTCTTCCTATCGATATAtcatactttgtttttaaaataattctctaTTTTGGGAACAATTGATAACAAATGTGTTTGAAACATGGCCTTAAATTTCTTTATATGGTGGGCTGACCCCCAAAGAACCAGTGGGCAATATTGGCGACCCAGATCAAGTATTGTTTACTTGGTCCATATTCTTTGGGTCCCCAGACCACCTTGGGATACAACTGCAGGGtgatttcctttcatttttatttactaataaTGTTCCATCCATTAGTCTGGGATTCCGAAATTAgttaaattgaaaattcaatttctattaaaatttcaaacgTCTACATCATTTCAGTGGGGCATTTCTTGCACAGTAGGTCGTGCCTCATTTTGCTTGGGCTAACTCCACATTGAAGCCCAACCCAAACAATTTTGAGCTTTAAAATCTGCCCAGACCTGGCCCaagtttgcttttcttttgcccTTTTTGGTCAGGCTTCAACACTGAACACTTATTTTGGTTATAGAAAAGcagaggaaaggaaaaaaaaaatggaagaaaaaaaaagatttaaatttaataaattatttttatatatttctttaaatttatttttattttttatattatataaaaattaaatcatttaaaaatataaaatttttgagaaattttaattatgtttatatatttttatatttttcacgatgaaaccaagaaaaaattatttttatttccggGATATGGAAATGAATTGTTAAAATAATAGACCGTTAttgcttaaaaataaaaaataaaaaattgagaaatgattCTCATGAAGATTGAGGAATTTAACACAGGTAAAGAGTGAAATTGAATAGTTCAGTCCATGAACCCTAGAGCTTACCTTTTGTCcagcaggaaaaaaaaaaaaaaaaaagttaaaaatatattttatatgagtGGAAAAATAGAAGGTTACTgctagagaaaaataaatattttttaaaaataaaaataaaaattggagcaTTTATTTTGAGTTTCATTCCATTAATCCAATAAGAATATTTACAAGTTCTTAACACttcgttttttattttgattttttttttcttgcttattttCCCTCCATGTACACCATTTTCGGAAAATACAGAGAGCTAAGAAGAACATGCAGTCATATTGGAAGTAAAAAGAGAAACATGAGATTACCCAGAGGGGAAAGGGTTGTCAGCACTACTGTGGTATGAAATAATGGGAAGTACTATATATACACACGACTCCAAAACAAGGCAACAAATTATACATTGTACTGGAAGTCAAGAAAATAGAGCAGACTGCAAACAAATGAAATGACAAGACGGTGCACTCGGTTATGATTCTACCCTCTCACCTCTCACCTGCTCTCTCACTGTGTGCAAATGCCAACCAGTCTGCAACTCTTCATCTTTTCCTTACGGGTACAGTCTACTCGATACTTCCCCAAGTGTTCTTCAACATGTCATCAATGCAGCACCCAGCACATCAATCCTTTCTGTGGGGGGGCTTCCTTTCCCCCAAATGCATGGCTGGAAAGTAACCAGCCTGGTTGTCCCAACTCCAAGGACCTAATTTCTTATTTatagttttcaattttatttttgggttgcaAAATAACGATATTTTATGAGAATGGGACTTTGAATAATTAAACAATTGCAGCATTAAGTTgtgtttggaaaaatatttagGGGCTATCTGCATGCAAATAGTATAAGGGAAAATGAAGTCTTCGAAAATATGCCACATGTTCATGGTTAGGGAGATGAAAGCAATCAATGATAGAAAAACCAGAGAATGGGTGGTGGGAATCTGCTTGCACCAGCAGCCAAAAACCCAGATGAATGGTGTGACTGCAATGAATAGCAATGGGCATGCTTGAACAAAATGCGGGCAGCCACTTTTCAGAACACTCTTAGCTAAGCATTGTCCTTCTAAAGAAAGGTCGTTTCATCTGCTATCAGCCTAACACTAAACTCCCCCCCTAGGATCATTACAGCCGTCCAGCTGGATGATTGAATGTTATGAGTGTACGAaaagtttaattcatttttttgggAGAGAATAATAGTACGAAACTTATGGACTTGTCTACGATCATTCGAGAAAATTCAAACAAGAAATAATGACTACCCTGAATCTATAGCTCAGCATTCCCACAGATTTCCCTGTCTCctgatttcatttattatttatagtCCCTCAATTTCCTCCTTTCTTCCTCGTACCTACCCTTTCCATCCTTCCTACCTCACCCCCACCAACTCTCAGAAAGGCACAGTCACATGACAGTGAACAGGCCTTTTATTAGTGGTTTTAGTATTAGTTCCTGATATCTGGTGAATTTTGCCCGCGTTGCTTCCATGCAAGATCGtgtccttttgtttttcttttcttttcaactcACAGGGAACTGATTATTTgggttttgttttggttttaggTGGctgtgtttgatttttcttttgaagtgaTACAGTGGGAGGGTTTTGTGGAAGAAGGAGCTCTCTTTAGTCCAGTCCGAGACAGCTTCAAGGCTGATACGTGGCTGCTGACTCGTTGCTTCAAGAACTCATCACATAGGCCTGGAAAAGATGGATGGTTTTTTGATCCAACGATGCAGGAGCTGCGTTCAGTTATGGCTGTCACGTCTTGGACTGAAGGGAGCTCCCTTGTATTCCACAGCACTCAATGATCTTGTATCTATATTTTGAGCttaaattaattactttttctGTATACTCAGTTCTTCATGAACACTTCTATAACTTCCCTGACTCTAATACAATTCATATTATGTGTTTTGATATTGCTAGGCCATTCCCCACAACGTCAAGAGGTGCATGCAGGTGCAGAGCCCTGGATATGGGGTCACCATGATGGAGCTGCACTGCAGTGGGCATTACGTGACTCAAACCAGCAGACAGCTTTCTCAGTTCCATTTATGGACTATGGGGGGTATGAACTATGAAGAATGGGCCTGCTGCCATGCCCTTCTCTCAATGTCTTTATAGAGTTCCCTAGCTTGTTGGTGACTGATCTGATATTCAGTAATGGAAAAAAGACCTCTGATGGCTGTCATAGATTGGTATGCCATGGGCTGGTATTGTGATTGTTCTAGGGCATTATAAGGAATAAGCAAATCCCAATTTTTGACCAGGCAGTGGCCTTGTTGGAGCCGGAATGACATGCTGATGTTGAAACTTTGGATTTTTGGTAATTCCATTAGTTGTAATTACTGGGCAGGAGCATCCATGGCAAGTCACTTTCATGTTCTTAGAAGGTTCTAATTTGTGTAGTCAAACTCCATACAGAGCTTCATACTCTAAATTAATAACCGACGTCAATCTAGAAGTCCGATGAGCAAGTTCCCTGCCATAACAGCCATTAACCATCTGTCCAAATTTTTTAGAGTGGTGATACGTTGACTCAAATGATTGTTTAATTAAGCTccattgattttatatatacaaCAACCAAGCTTTTCTTCCCTCCGAATGTGATATGATATCATCAACAAGACTTTCCTACTAATATAATCCAAACCCTTCAACATCCCATCGGACTTGTATTACACCAAACTTTGGAAGAAATAATTCTACAATTTATAAACACTGAATAAACCTTTTATTGATATTCAATAACTtgttataaatttgaaaatatttttattggtattttttttttttataatttgtttttagaaggGCGGTGTAAAtatcaaaaatccaaaatttcgCACATAACAGACAAAGAACCAATTGCATCCGAGGTTAATAAATGCCACAGGACTTGCTATAAGCGGACAAATGGGCGAATTCAATGACGACTCACCAACCATCTGAGGCCCAGGGGATCGAAACTCTATGGGTTCCAGCATTGATTAAAACTTTCAAATCAGAACGCTCTGAGACCATTTGTGTTTCATATTTCATCATCCCTGATCATGGAGATATGTTCTGTAGTTAAAATGATTTTTgctttacatattttttaatccaAGTATATGAAAAGCTACGCTATTCACAGGCTCACAGTCAGAAAGTAGTCAGaagaaattaggaaaaaaaaagtgtcattAAAGATCCTAATATTAGTTAATGGATACAAAATTCAGATCCAGataaaagtagaagaaaagtgTAAACAAAAACGTAATCAAATGATTCAGTTTTGGCTCTGTATATACGCCGCTAATTCAGATGAATCCCGGCAAAGACCCACTTGGTGATCTCCACAAAATGGCCGAGGATGAGAGCAGCGGAGGTTGGGACGCTGAGTGTGATCATAGCCAACATCCCAAGAACCAAGCTGGGCCTGGTATTCATCAACTGGGACTGCAACAACCCCATTGCATCACATATAAACGCATCGTAACTAGTGTAGAACTGCTTCTCCCATTCCATCCAATCCTCCGGCGGTTCATAGTTCCTCTCCACCATCTTCATCTCGTGAATTCGCTTCCTAAGAACAATCAAATTTTCATCCACTAGCCGACCCCCATGATTTTGGTGGTCAGATCTTCTCCACGCAGAAACTCTTGTCGTGGAGCCTCTCTTCTTCCCGCAATCATCCCCTCCCCGGAACTTCGAAAATGGGCCAAGAGGGAGAGCAGTTGAACAAAGGCAAGATGATTCCATTGAACTAGAAGTTGGAGAATAATTGAGAGATGGTATTAATTATCTCATGCATCTTGATCCCATCTAAagtatactatatatatatattagaaaaaagggGTGGTGGTAGGCATGTGACTCAGGGCCTAGGGTTCATGAACCGAAACTTAGGAGATAAGGAATGTGGGCAAACCGTGTTGTGTAACAGAGACACCTATCCTTTTGCGCGTTTTCCTGAGAGTTAATTCCGGGCAGCTGCGCCCGCCCAGAAACTGACATCTGGCTTAGTcttttctaaattatatttCGGGGATTTAAGAATTCCGAGAAGTGGGTGGGAAGGTATAAAGAAAACCCCATGATTGATGGTTGATTTGATCGAATAGAATGGTTAGAAAAAAGAAGTATAATTAATTGGAAATACATTAGAATAAAACAGTCTCTCGTACTGTGTGGTATTTGATTCATCAAGAGATCATGCACGAATCTAGAAAGTTACCAGAAAATTTAACGATGAGATctgaaaatgcaagaaagctTGGGACCCCGAGAAGATAAGGCCGTCTTCCCGTTTGGGTGTTGGGAAGCGGCATCGTGGCTTTTGGTTGACTCTGAAAGGGACGGCGCCTTTGTTTATTGTTGATGCACTGTGTCTTGATTATGACTTGGtacaaataaatagaaaatggaGAATTTATAAGATTAAGAAATAGGGCGGAAAGATTGGAAGACTACTGGGCTGAATTGGATCTGATGCATCGACCAGAAGTTTACTGTT contains these protein-coding regions:
- the LOC100854271 gene encoding putative fasciclin-like arabinogalactan protein 20 gives rise to the protein MAYSLLTSLIIFCLFSLSSSLPSQTILDAAEILSDSGYVSMSLTLELVSQTLLPKSPSATLFAASDAAFIESGQPPLSLLQFHSSPLALSFESLSSPPVGAKIPTMFANHSLIVTSFFDPNFPALGLTRSPSPNAGCTDDAIASSGFRDGTKVTVLAPADEVMMDRVGNFSNISSSIFLRHVLPCKVSWSDLVNFDDGSMLPTSLEGFTINIIRSGDTLKLNEVSVAFPDMYYSDWLVVHGLGEVLTLLEGPEQAADSSSQI
- the LOC100242324 gene encoding uncharacterized protein LOC100242324, translated to MESSCLCSTALPLGPFSKFRGGDDCGKKRGSTTRVSAWRRSDHQNHGGRLVDENLIVLRKRIHEMKMVERNYEPPEDWMEWEKQFYTSYDAFICDAMGLLQSQLMNTRPSLVLGMLAMITLSVPTSAALILGHFVEITKWVFAGIHLN